In Canis lupus baileyi chromosome 15, mCanLup2.hap1, whole genome shotgun sequence, one genomic interval encodes:
- the KEL gene encoding kell blood group glycoprotein isoform X2, whose amino-acid sequence MDTGAIEAAGAAPLKHVIEELGGWRISGNWTSLDFNRTLSLLMSQYGYFPFFRAYLQPRPTPPYTPIIQIDQPEFDVPLKQEQEQKIYAQIVREYLAYLYQLGTLLGGDPTKVQEHAFLSISITSQLFHFVKPLEQRRAQGKLFHMVTIDQLQGETPSSASFPQSYPPQPLCPSSKEMAPAIDWLSCLQATFTPMSLSPSQLLMVHDLEYLKNMSQLVEEQLSKHRDFLQSHMILGLVRTLSPALDSKFQEAHRSLIQKLGELTERPAMPARPRWMKCVEETGAFFEPTLAALFVREAFSPSTRSAAMELFTAIKDALLSRLRRIPWMDEKTRKEAQNRVTQLQVKMGAPEWVLEPSLARQEYKDIQLGPNYLQSFLSCVRSLRARIVQSFLPSFLYHRWQVSPWGVNAYYSISDHVVVFPAGLLQPPFFHPGYPRAVNFGAAGSIMAHELLHIFHQLLLPRGCPACDTRALQGALLCLKRHYAAIPLPSGTSFNESQTFLENAADVGGLAIALQAYSKRLLWHRGETVLPNLDLSPQQLFFRSYAQAMCREPGTQEPHDPHSPPTLRVHGPLSNTPAFARHFHCPRGALMNPSSRCQLW is encoded by the exons ATGGACACGGGTGCCATCGAAGCTGCTGGGGCTGCCCCCCTGAAACACGTCATTGAGGAG CTTGGAGGCTGGCGAATCTCCGGTAATTGGACTTCCTTAGACTTTAACCGAACTCTGAGCCTTCTGATGAGTCAGTATGGTTATTTTCCATTCTTCAGAGCCTATCTGCAACCTCGTCCCACCCCTCCGTACACGCCAATCATCCAG ATAGACCAGCCAGAGTTTGATGTTCCCCTCAAGCAAGAGCAGGAACAGAAGATCTATGCTCAG ATTGTTCGGGAATACCTGGCTTATCTGTACCAGCTGGGAACCTTGCTGGGAGGAGACCCAACCAAGGTGCAAGAACATGCCTTCCTGTCCATCTCCATTACCTCGCAGCTGTTTCATTTTGTGAAGCCTCTGGAGCAGCGACGGGCACAGGGAAAGCTCTTCCACATGGTCACTATTGATCAACTGCAG GGGGAAACCCCTTCTTCTGCCTCCTTTCCTCAATCCTATCCCCCTCAGCCTTTGTGTCCCTCCTCTAAGGAAATGGCCCCTGCCATCGACTGGTTGTCCTGCTTGCAAGCGACATTCACGCCAATGTCCCTGAGCCCCTCCCAGCTCCTCATGGTCCATGACCTAGAGTATTTGAAAAACATGTCTCAACTGGTGGAGGAGCAGCTGTCAAAACACAG AGACTTTTTGCAGAGCCACATGATCTTGGGCCTGGTAAGGACCCTTTCTCCAGCCCTAGATAGTAAATTCCAGGAAGCACACAGATCGCTGATCCAGAAACTGGGGGAGCTGACGGAACGACCAGCCATG CCAGCCCGCCCTCGATGGATGAAGTGCGTGGAGGAGACAGGAGCCTTCTTCGAGCCTACCCTGGCTGCCTTGTTTGTCCGTGAGGCCTTCAGCCCAAGCACCCGAAGTGCT GCCATGGAACTATTCACTGCAATCAAGGATGCCCTCCTCAGTCGCCTCAGAAGGATTCCCTGGATGGATGAGAAGACCCGGAAAGAGGCCCAGAACAGG GTAACCCAACTGCAGGTGAAGATGGGGGCCCCAGAATGGGTCCTGGAGCCATCACTGGCCAGACAGGAATACAAGGAT ATACAGCTTGGACCCAACTACCTGCAGTCCTTCCTGAGCTGTGTCCGATCCCTCCGAGCCAGAATTGTCCAGAGCTTCTTGCCGTCTTTCCTCTACCACAG GTGGCAGGTGTCCCCCTGGGGGGTCAATGCTTACTATTCAATATCTGACCATGTGGTGGTCTTCCCAGCTGGACTCCTCCAACCTCCATTCTTCCACCCTGGCTACCCCAG AGCCGTGAACTTTGGAGCTGCTGGCAGCATCATGGCCCACGAGCTGTTGCACATCTTCCACCAGCTCT TACTCCCTCGGGGCTGCCCAGCCTGTGACACCCGTGCCCTACAGGGGGCGCTGCTGTGCCTGAAACGCCACTATGCGGCCATTCCGTTACCCAGTGGAACCTCCTTCAATGAATCTCAGACGTTCCTGGAGAATGCTGCCGACGTTGGGGGGCTGGCCATTGCACTGCAG GCATACAGCAAGAGGCTGTTGTGGCACCGCGGGGAAACCGTCCTGCCCAACCTGGACCTCAGCCCTCAGCAACTCTTCTTCCGAAGCTACGCCCAG GCGATGTGTAGGGAGCCGGGCACCCAGGAGCCTCATGATCCTCACAGCCCTCCCACCCTTCGAGTCCACGGGCCCCTCAGCAACACCCCTGCCTTTGCCAGACATTTCCACTGTCCACGCGGTGCCCTCATGAACCCCTCCAGCCGCTGCCAACTCTGGTAA
- the KEL gene encoding kell blood group glycoprotein isoform X3: MSQPSGMGPPWNQERSPEGRLPTEPGGRWSTVRGVLIAGLLFSVLLGFSVLLVYVFRSCGPSPCRTPACWDLLARYLASGNTSVAPCTDFFSFACGKAKGTDYSFQALAKENTDRLRKILETPDSWHLGSGEEKAFQFYKSCMDTGAIEAAGAAPLKHVIEELGGWRISGNWTSLDFNRTLSLLMSQYGYFPFFRAYLQPRPTPPYTPIIQIDQPEFDVPLKQEQEQKIYAQIVREYLAYLYQLGTLLGGDPTKVQEHAFLSISITSQLFHFVKPLEQRRAQGKLFHMVTIDQLQEMAPAIDWLSCLQATFTPMSLSPSQLLMVHDLEYLKNMSQLVEEQLSKHRDFLQSHMILGLVRTLSPALDSKFQEAHRSLIQKLGELTERPAMPARPRWMKCVEETGAFFEPTLAALFVREAFSPSTRSAAMELFTAIKDALLSRLRRIPWMDEKTRKEAQNRVTQLQVKMGAPEWVLEPSLARQEYKDIQLGPNYLQSFLSCVRSLRARIVQSFLPSFLYHRWQVSPWGVNAYYSISDHVVVFPAGLLQPPFFHPGYPRAVNFGAAGSIMAHELLHIFHQLLLPRGCPACDTRALQGALLCLKRHYAAIPLPSGTSFNESQTFLENAADVGGLAIALQAYSKRLLWHRGETVLPNLDLSPQQLFFRSYAQAMCREPGTQEPHDPHSPPTLRVHGPLSNTPAFARHFHCPRGALMNPSSRCQLW; this comes from the exons ATGAGCCAGCCAAGTGGAATGGGACCTCCCTGGAACCAGGAG AGATCCCCAGAAGGAAGGCTGCCCACTGAACCTGGCGGACGGTGGTCCACAGTCAGGGGGGTGCTGATCGCTGGCCTGCTTTTCAGTGTGCTCCTTGGCTTCTCTGTGCTTTTGGTCTACGTTTTCCGGAGCTGTGGCCCTA GCCCCTGTAGGACGCCAGCATGTTGGGACCTCCTGGCTCGTTACTTGGCCTCTGGGAACACCAGTGTGGCCCCCTGCACCGATTTCTTCAGCTTTGCCTGTGGAAAGGCCAAAGGGACCGATTATTCTTTCCAGGCCCTTGCAAAGGAGAACACGGATCGACTTCGGAAAATACTGG AAACCCCAGATTCTTGGCACCTGGGCTCTGGGGAAGAGAAAGCCTTCCAGTTCTACAAATCCTGCATGGACACGGGTGCCATCGAAGCTGCTGGGGCTGCCCCCCTGAAACACGTCATTGAGGAG CTTGGAGGCTGGCGAATCTCCGGTAATTGGACTTCCTTAGACTTTAACCGAACTCTGAGCCTTCTGATGAGTCAGTATGGTTATTTTCCATTCTTCAGAGCCTATCTGCAACCTCGTCCCACCCCTCCGTACACGCCAATCATCCAG ATAGACCAGCCAGAGTTTGATGTTCCCCTCAAGCAAGAGCAGGAACAGAAGATCTATGCTCAG ATTGTTCGGGAATACCTGGCTTATCTGTACCAGCTGGGAACCTTGCTGGGAGGAGACCCAACCAAGGTGCAAGAACATGCCTTCCTGTCCATCTCCATTACCTCGCAGCTGTTTCATTTTGTGAAGCCTCTGGAGCAGCGACGGGCACAGGGAAAGCTCTTCCACATGGTCACTATTGATCAACTGCAG GAAATGGCCCCTGCCATCGACTGGTTGTCCTGCTTGCAAGCGACATTCACGCCAATGTCCCTGAGCCCCTCCCAGCTCCTCATGGTCCATGACCTAGAGTATTTGAAAAACATGTCTCAACTGGTGGAGGAGCAGCTGTCAAAACACAG AGACTTTTTGCAGAGCCACATGATCTTGGGCCTGGTAAGGACCCTTTCTCCAGCCCTAGATAGTAAATTCCAGGAAGCACACAGATCGCTGATCCAGAAACTGGGGGAGCTGACGGAACGACCAGCCATG CCAGCCCGCCCTCGATGGATGAAGTGCGTGGAGGAGACAGGAGCCTTCTTCGAGCCTACCCTGGCTGCCTTGTTTGTCCGTGAGGCCTTCAGCCCAAGCACCCGAAGTGCT GCCATGGAACTATTCACTGCAATCAAGGATGCCCTCCTCAGTCGCCTCAGAAGGATTCCCTGGATGGATGAGAAGACCCGGAAAGAGGCCCAGAACAGG GTAACCCAACTGCAGGTGAAGATGGGGGCCCCAGAATGGGTCCTGGAGCCATCACTGGCCAGACAGGAATACAAGGAT ATACAGCTTGGACCCAACTACCTGCAGTCCTTCCTGAGCTGTGTCCGATCCCTCCGAGCCAGAATTGTCCAGAGCTTCTTGCCGTCTTTCCTCTACCACAG GTGGCAGGTGTCCCCCTGGGGGGTCAATGCTTACTATTCAATATCTGACCATGTGGTGGTCTTCCCAGCTGGACTCCTCCAACCTCCATTCTTCCACCCTGGCTACCCCAG AGCCGTGAACTTTGGAGCTGCTGGCAGCATCATGGCCCACGAGCTGTTGCACATCTTCCACCAGCTCT TACTCCCTCGGGGCTGCCCAGCCTGTGACACCCGTGCCCTACAGGGGGCGCTGCTGTGCCTGAAACGCCACTATGCGGCCATTCCGTTACCCAGTGGAACCTCCTTCAATGAATCTCAGACGTTCCTGGAGAATGCTGCCGACGTTGGGGGGCTGGCCATTGCACTGCAG GCATACAGCAAGAGGCTGTTGTGGCACCGCGGGGAAACCGTCCTGCCCAACCTGGACCTCAGCCCTCAGCAACTCTTCTTCCGAAGCTACGCCCAG GCGATGTGTAGGGAGCCGGGCACCCAGGAGCCTCATGATCCTCACAGCCCTCCCACCCTTCGAGTCCACGGGCCCCTCAGCAACACCCCTGCCTTTGCCAGACATTTCCACTGTCCACGCGGTGCCCTCATGAACCCCTCCAGCCGCTGCCAACTCTGGTAA
- the KEL gene encoding kell blood group glycoprotein isoform X1, with translation MSQPSGMGPPWNQERSPEGRLPTEPGGRWSTVRGVLIAGLLFSVLLGFSVLLVYVFRSCGPSPCRTPACWDLLARYLASGNTSVAPCTDFFSFACGKAKGTDYSFQALAKENTDRLRKILETPDSWHLGSGEEKAFQFYKSCMDTGAIEAAGAAPLKHVIEELGGWRISGNWTSLDFNRTLSLLMSQYGYFPFFRAYLQPRPTPPYTPIIQIDQPEFDVPLKQEQEQKIYAQIVREYLAYLYQLGTLLGGDPTKVQEHAFLSISITSQLFHFVKPLEQRRAQGKLFHMVTIDQLQGETPSSASFPQSYPPQPLCPSSKEMAPAIDWLSCLQATFTPMSLSPSQLLMVHDLEYLKNMSQLVEEQLSKHRDFLQSHMILGLVRTLSPALDSKFQEAHRSLIQKLGELTERPAMPARPRWMKCVEETGAFFEPTLAALFVREAFSPSTRSAAMELFTAIKDALLSRLRRIPWMDEKTRKEAQNRVTQLQVKMGAPEWVLEPSLARQEYKDIQLGPNYLQSFLSCVRSLRARIVQSFLPSFLYHRWQVSPWGVNAYYSISDHVVVFPAGLLQPPFFHPGYPRAVNFGAAGSIMAHELLHIFHQLLLPRGCPACDTRALQGALLCLKRHYAAIPLPSGTSFNESQTFLENAADVGGLAIALQAYSKRLLWHRGETVLPNLDLSPQQLFFRSYAQAMCREPGTQEPHDPHSPPTLRVHGPLSNTPAFARHFHCPRGALMNPSSRCQLW, from the exons ATGAGCCAGCCAAGTGGAATGGGACCTCCCTGGAACCAGGAG AGATCCCCAGAAGGAAGGCTGCCCACTGAACCTGGCGGACGGTGGTCCACAGTCAGGGGGGTGCTGATCGCTGGCCTGCTTTTCAGTGTGCTCCTTGGCTTCTCTGTGCTTTTGGTCTACGTTTTCCGGAGCTGTGGCCCTA GCCCCTGTAGGACGCCAGCATGTTGGGACCTCCTGGCTCGTTACTTGGCCTCTGGGAACACCAGTGTGGCCCCCTGCACCGATTTCTTCAGCTTTGCCTGTGGAAAGGCCAAAGGGACCGATTATTCTTTCCAGGCCCTTGCAAAGGAGAACACGGATCGACTTCGGAAAATACTGG AAACCCCAGATTCTTGGCACCTGGGCTCTGGGGAAGAGAAAGCCTTCCAGTTCTACAAATCCTGCATGGACACGGGTGCCATCGAAGCTGCTGGGGCTGCCCCCCTGAAACACGTCATTGAGGAG CTTGGAGGCTGGCGAATCTCCGGTAATTGGACTTCCTTAGACTTTAACCGAACTCTGAGCCTTCTGATGAGTCAGTATGGTTATTTTCCATTCTTCAGAGCCTATCTGCAACCTCGTCCCACCCCTCCGTACACGCCAATCATCCAG ATAGACCAGCCAGAGTTTGATGTTCCCCTCAAGCAAGAGCAGGAACAGAAGATCTATGCTCAG ATTGTTCGGGAATACCTGGCTTATCTGTACCAGCTGGGAACCTTGCTGGGAGGAGACCCAACCAAGGTGCAAGAACATGCCTTCCTGTCCATCTCCATTACCTCGCAGCTGTTTCATTTTGTGAAGCCTCTGGAGCAGCGACGGGCACAGGGAAAGCTCTTCCACATGGTCACTATTGATCAACTGCAG GGGGAAACCCCTTCTTCTGCCTCCTTTCCTCAATCCTATCCCCCTCAGCCTTTGTGTCCCTCCTCTAAGGAAATGGCCCCTGCCATCGACTGGTTGTCCTGCTTGCAAGCGACATTCACGCCAATGTCCCTGAGCCCCTCCCAGCTCCTCATGGTCCATGACCTAGAGTATTTGAAAAACATGTCTCAACTGGTGGAGGAGCAGCTGTCAAAACACAG AGACTTTTTGCAGAGCCACATGATCTTGGGCCTGGTAAGGACCCTTTCTCCAGCCCTAGATAGTAAATTCCAGGAAGCACACAGATCGCTGATCCAGAAACTGGGGGAGCTGACGGAACGACCAGCCATG CCAGCCCGCCCTCGATGGATGAAGTGCGTGGAGGAGACAGGAGCCTTCTTCGAGCCTACCCTGGCTGCCTTGTTTGTCCGTGAGGCCTTCAGCCCAAGCACCCGAAGTGCT GCCATGGAACTATTCACTGCAATCAAGGATGCCCTCCTCAGTCGCCTCAGAAGGATTCCCTGGATGGATGAGAAGACCCGGAAAGAGGCCCAGAACAGG GTAACCCAACTGCAGGTGAAGATGGGGGCCCCAGAATGGGTCCTGGAGCCATCACTGGCCAGACAGGAATACAAGGAT ATACAGCTTGGACCCAACTACCTGCAGTCCTTCCTGAGCTGTGTCCGATCCCTCCGAGCCAGAATTGTCCAGAGCTTCTTGCCGTCTTTCCTCTACCACAG GTGGCAGGTGTCCCCCTGGGGGGTCAATGCTTACTATTCAATATCTGACCATGTGGTGGTCTTCCCAGCTGGACTCCTCCAACCTCCATTCTTCCACCCTGGCTACCCCAG AGCCGTGAACTTTGGAGCTGCTGGCAGCATCATGGCCCACGAGCTGTTGCACATCTTCCACCAGCTCT TACTCCCTCGGGGCTGCCCAGCCTGTGACACCCGTGCCCTACAGGGGGCGCTGCTGTGCCTGAAACGCCACTATGCGGCCATTCCGTTACCCAGTGGAACCTCCTTCAATGAATCTCAGACGTTCCTGGAGAATGCTGCCGACGTTGGGGGGCTGGCCATTGCACTGCAG GCATACAGCAAGAGGCTGTTGTGGCACCGCGGGGAAACCGTCCTGCCCAACCTGGACCTCAGCCCTCAGCAACTCTTCTTCCGAAGCTACGCCCAG GCGATGTGTAGGGAGCCGGGCACCCAGGAGCCTCATGATCCTCACAGCCCTCCCACCCTTCGAGTCCACGGGCCCCTCAGCAACACCCCTGCCTTTGCCAGACATTTCCACTGTCCACGCGGTGCCCTCATGAACCCCTCCAGCCGCTGCCAACTCTGGTAA